In a genomic window of Petrotoga mexicana DSM 14811:
- a CDS encoding DNA-directed RNA polymerase subunit beta has protein sequence MNTVTREMGKRERKFFGKVPEKFEIYEDLVKIQKDSFRDFLNNKVMESIKRYMPIKIPVKTSGKKNKEFLIDFVDIKFEDPSFSESECRDKGLTYAGKAYLKVRITDSATGEMIEKDDIFLCNIPYMTDRGIFIVNGAERVIVNQLVRSPGVYFIKEEETDTSKEMFIAHFLPIKGAWLEILYNPNPGKEVLQVRIDRKRKFNFFLFLRALGYENDLDILRLFPKEIDLEDEVELSNYSNCTVLSDLSFKELDNMDPPRRTIYGMKLHEVLELLKKYEIKTVTVAHLVAEITLEKMKKRYEKEESLTSMEAYKEIFSKLKPTEIPRAQKAKDEIEDMYFNPEKFDFSQIGRQKIQVKLRKAYIDYLREVEKKDISEDMEDKIKYPVKTFAVDKLDIILSARYLLNVKENIEGLDTRDHLGNKRVRSVGELMQIEFERAFSKMIQHAPEKVAGVQSINKISPQTLINSRAIMTAFHQFFASSQLSQFLDQVNPLAELTHKRRLSAIGPGGLKREHAKFEVRDVHHSHYGRMCPIETPEGANIGLITSMAILAKVDEFGFLKTPYYKVKHAKVDLNNIVYLTADEEELYKIAPASAEIGEDGSFIEEYVEARYLGKVSLFHKDEIEYISVTPKQIASVSAALIPFLEHDDANRALMGSNMQRQAVPLLRPQAPYVGTGVEWLAARDSGYLIMANHKGMVDYVDGRKIVIIRLDEENNILKDANGEPLKDEYTLLKYVRSNQDMCINQVPIVNVGDIVEKGEPIADGPSMDMGELALGRNVFIGFLPWEGYNFEDAMVVSQELLENDTFTSIHIEVFETKAMDTQLGPEEITSDIPNVKKELLRNLDEEGIVKIGSYVSSGDILVGKVTPRGESDTTPEEKLIKSVFGDKGRDIKDTSLTVPHGIEGRVIDVQIFDRKDIPSLEIGVNKYVKVFVATKKTLQVGDKLAGRHGNKGVISTILNKEDMPFLPDGTPLQMLLSPLGVPSRMNIGQVLELHLGWLSMLTNDYYATPIFDGATESEIMDELSKVRKEHDLYLGDDTDHPNGKIVLRDGRTGEPFDFPVSVGSMYMLKLSHIAKDKIHARSTGPYSLIHQQPLGGKAHFGGQRFGEMEVWALEAHGAAHTLNEMLTYKSDDIKGRNEVYKAILKGENLPEPGIPESFKVLTKELQGLMLDIKLYDEDGNELDVDRL, from the coding sequence ATGAATACGGTCACGCGAGAAATGGGGAAAAGAGAAAGAAAGTTTTTTGGGAAAGTTCCAGAAAAATTTGAAATATATGAGGATTTAGTGAAAATTCAAAAAGATTCTTTTAGGGATTTTTTAAATAACAAGGTTATGGAAAGCATAAAAAGATATATGCCCATAAAGATACCTGTTAAAACAAGTGGCAAGAAAAACAAAGAGTTTTTGATTGATTTTGTAGATATAAAGTTTGAAGACCCTTCTTTTAGCGAGAGTGAATGTAGAGACAAAGGCTTAACGTACGCAGGTAAAGCTTATTTAAAAGTTAGAATAACGGATTCAGCAACAGGTGAAATGATCGAAAAAGATGACATATTTTTGTGTAACATACCTTATATGACTGATAGAGGTATATTTATTGTCAATGGGGCAGAAAGGGTAATAGTTAACCAACTCGTTAGATCTCCTGGAGTGTATTTCATAAAAGAAGAAGAGACAGATACTTCTAAAGAAATGTTTATAGCACACTTTTTACCGATAAAAGGTGCTTGGTTGGAGATACTTTACAATCCTAATCCAGGTAAAGAGGTTCTTCAAGTTAGAATAGACAGAAAAAGAAAATTCAATTTTTTTCTTTTTTTAAGGGCATTGGGATACGAAAATGATTTGGATATATTACGATTATTTCCAAAAGAAATTGATTTAGAAGATGAAGTTGAACTGTCAAATTATAGTAATTGTACTGTATTGTCGGATTTATCGTTTAAAGAATTAGATAATATGGATCCCCCAAGAAGAACAATATACGGCATGAAGCTTCATGAAGTATTGGAATTGTTGAAAAAATATGAAATTAAAACTGTAACAGTGGCACATTTAGTCGCAGAAATAACGTTGGAGAAGATGAAAAAAAGATACGAAAAAGAAGAAAGTTTAACTTCTATGGAAGCTTACAAAGAAATTTTTTCAAAATTAAAACCTACAGAAATTCCTAGAGCTCAAAAGGCTAAAGATGAAATAGAAGATATGTACTTCAATCCTGAAAAATTCGATTTTTCTCAGATTGGAAGACAGAAAATTCAGGTGAAATTGAGAAAGGCTTATATTGATTATCTACGAGAGGTTGAAAAAAAGGACATTTCTGAAGATATGGAAGATAAAATAAAATATCCAGTTAAAACCTTTGCGGTTGATAAGTTAGACATCATCTTATCCGCAAGGTATTTACTGAATGTTAAAGAAAATATTGAAGGGCTTGATACAAGAGACCATCTGGGCAACAAGAGAGTGAGATCGGTTGGAGAACTTATGCAAATTGAATTTGAAAGAGCTTTTTCTAAAATGATTCAGCATGCTCCAGAAAAAGTTGCAGGCGTTCAATCGATTAACAAAATAAGTCCTCAAACCCTGATAAATTCAAGGGCAATAATGACTGCTTTTCATCAATTTTTTGCATCTAGTCAATTATCACAATTCTTAGATCAAGTTAATCCTTTAGCTGAGCTAACCCATAAGAGAAGGTTATCGGCAATAGGTCCTGGAGGTTTGAAAAGAGAACATGCGAAATTTGAGGTCAGGGACGTTCACCATTCTCATTATGGAAGGATGTGCCCCATAGAGACTCCTGAAGGCGCGAATATTGGATTAATTACTTCTATGGCAATTCTAGCTAAAGTTGATGAATTTGGCTTTTTGAAAACTCCTTATTATAAAGTAAAACATGCAAAAGTTGATTTAAACAATATAGTATATTTGACTGCCGATGAAGAAGAACTTTATAAAATTGCCCCTGCTTCCGCAGAAATTGGGGAAGATGGTTCTTTCATAGAAGAGTATGTCGAAGCTAGATATTTAGGAAAGGTGAGTTTATTTCACAAAGATGAGATTGAATATATATCGGTCACGCCAAAACAGATAGCCTCTGTATCAGCTGCTCTTATTCCATTTTTAGAGCATGATGATGCAAACAGAGCTTTAATGGGGTCAAATATGCAAAGGCAGGCCGTTCCTCTTCTTAGGCCTCAAGCTCCTTATGTAGGTACAGGAGTAGAATGGCTAGCGGCAAGAGACTCGGGTTATTTGATTATGGCAAATCATAAAGGTATGGTTGATTATGTAGATGGAAGAAAGATTGTAATTATTAGATTGGATGAAGAGAATAATATCCTAAAAGATGCCAATGGTGAACCCTTAAAAGATGAATACACTTTATTAAAATATGTTAGATCTAATCAAGATATGTGTATAAACCAGGTTCCTATTGTTAACGTTGGAGATATTGTAGAAAAAGGGGAACCCATAGCGGATGGTCCATCCATGGACATGGGAGAGTTGGCTCTTGGGCGTAATGTTTTCATTGGATTTCTTCCATGGGAAGGATACAATTTTGAAGACGCCATGGTAGTTAGTCAAGAATTGTTAGAAAATGATACTTTTACATCGATACATATAGAAGTTTTTGAAACAAAAGCTATGGATACTCAGTTAGGTCCAGAAGAAATAACTTCAGATATTCCAAATGTTAAAAAAGAACTTTTAAGAAATTTGGATGAAGAGGGAATAGTTAAAATTGGTTCTTACGTATCTTCTGGAGATATCCTAGTAGGAAAAGTAACTCCGAGAGGGGAATCAGATACCACTCCCGAAGAAAAGCTCATTAAATCGGTGTTTGGGGATAAGGGTAGAGACATTAAAGATACATCTTTAACGGTTCCTCACGGAATAGAAGGAAGGGTCATAGACGTTCAAATTTTCGATCGTAAGGATATTCCTTCTTTGGAAATTGGTGTAAATAAATACGTCAAAGTTTTCGTAGCAACAAAAAAGACACTACAAGTTGGAGATAAATTAGCAGGTAGACATGGGAACAAAGGAGTAATTTCGACCATTTTGAATAAAGAAGACATGCCATTTCTACCAGATGGAACACCTTTACAAATGTTACTTTCACCTTTAGGAGTTCCTTCAAGGATGAATATTGGACAAGTTTTGGAACTTCACTTAGGATGGCTTTCGATGTTAACAAACGACTATTATGCTACACCAATTTTTGATGGAGCAACTGAATCTGAAATCATGGATGAGTTATCTAAAGTAAGAAAAGAACACGATTTATATTTAGGCGATGATACTGATCATCCTAACGGGAAAATTGTTCTTAGAGATGGTCGAACAGGTGAGCCTTTCGATTTTCCAGTCTCGGTAGGTTCCATGTATATGTTGAAATTATCCCATATAGCAAAAGATAAAATCCATGCAAGATCAACCGGTCCATACTCTTTAATTCATCAACAACCATTAGGTGGTAAAGCTCATTTTGGTGGACAAAGATTTGGAGAAATGGAGGTATGGGCTCTTGAGGCTCATGGAGCTGCTCATACCCTCAACGAAATGTTAACCTATAAATCCGATGATATTAAAGGTAGAAATGAAGTTTACAAAGCGATATTAAAAGGGGAAAATCTTCCCGAACCAGGGATTCCTGAAAGTTTTAAAGTTTTAACAAAAGAATTACAAGGACTAATGTTAGATATAAAGCTTTACGATGAAGATGGAAACGAATTAGACGTCGATAGACTCTAA
- the rplL gene encoding 50S ribosomal protein L7/L12 → MTKEELINEIKNMTVGELAELVKALEDEFGVSAAAPVMAAVPGAAGASPAQQEEEKTDFDVVLKSFGDKKIGVIKVVREITNLGLKEAKDLVEKAGTPDAVIKEAVPKEEAEEIKKKLEEAGAEVELK, encoded by the coding sequence ATGACAAAAGAGGAACTTATCAACGAAATTAAAAATATGACCGTGGGAGAACTGGCTGAATTAGTAAAAGCGCTCGAGGATGAATTTGGAGTTTCTGCAGCAGCTCCCGTAATGGCGGCAGTACCAGGCGCAGCAGGCGCTTCACCAGCACAGCAAGAAGAGGAAAAAACGGATTTTGATGTTGTCTTAAAAAGTTTTGGAGACAAAAAGATCGGTGTAATAAAAGTAGTAAGAGAAATCACAAATTTAGGATTAAAAGAAGCTAAAGATCTCGTAGAAAAAGCCGGAACTCCAGACGCAGTTATAAAAGAAGCTGTTCCAAAGGAAGAAGCCGAAGAAATTAAGAAAAAGCTTGAAGAAGCAGGAGCCGAAGTAGAATTAAAATAA
- the rplJ gene encoding 50S ribosomal protein L10, protein MFFLLTKERKKSLIDNFIGSLESSPIILFIDFTGMSVAETSDFRIELYKNFGKDVVYTVYRTSLLKTAVKLAGKELEDFEKFFEGSTGVIHAEEADPIEVLKVVKKFSDSHSNKPFIKGGILEGKIFDAVQAEEYAKLPSKQELYATIVRSLNNPISGLVNALTDNLRKLVYVFNAIKEKK, encoded by the coding sequence GTGTTTTTTTTGTTAACTAAAGAACGCAAAAAGTCTTTAATAGACAACTTTATTGGTTCCTTGGAGTCTTCCCCTATTATTTTATTTATTGATTTTACTGGGATGTCAGTGGCAGAAACTAGCGACTTCAGAATAGAACTGTATAAAAACTTTGGAAAGGACGTAGTTTACACCGTCTATCGAACTTCTTTGTTAAAAACAGCTGTCAAATTAGCTGGTAAGGAATTAGAGGACTTTGAAAAATTTTTTGAAGGTAGTACAGGAGTTATACACGCTGAAGAAGCAGATCCCATTGAAGTGTTAAAAGTAGTAAAGAAATTTTCCGATTCTCATAGTAATAAACCTTTTATTAAAGGTGGAATTTTGGAAGGAAAGATTTTTGATGCAGTCCAAGCAGAAGAGTATGCCAAACTACCGTCAAAACAGGAACTTTACGCTACTATTGTTAGGTCTCTTAATAATCCTATTTCTGGTTTGGTAAACGCTTTAACTGATAATTTAAGAAAACTAGTGTATGTGTTTAACGCTATTAAGGAGAAAAAATAA
- the rplA gene encoding 50S ribosomal protein L1, translating to MPKHGKKYKEAIKLVDKQKNYDIDEALDLVKKTSYTKFDGTVELHVLLGIDPKKGDQNVRGTISLPKGTGKNVRVLVFAEGEKAEQAKQAGADFVGSDDLIERINNEGWTDFDVAIATPDIMRKIGRLGKVLGPRGLMPSPKAGTVTDDVAQAVKEFKAGKVEVRNDRTGNIHVPIGKVSFDKDDLKENLISAFEQLMKMKPENSKGKFIRKAVIAATMGPGINIDLNSLSLATVA from the coding sequence ATGCCAAAACATGGAAAAAAGTATAAAGAAGCGATAAAACTTGTTGATAAACAAAAAAATTATGATATCGATGAAGCCTTGGATTTAGTAAAAAAGACTTCTTACACAAAATTCGATGGTACTGTAGAGCTTCATGTGCTTTTGGGAATAGATCCTAAAAAGGGAGATCAAAACGTTAGAGGTACAATTTCATTACCAAAAGGAACGGGTAAAAATGTGAGAGTTTTAGTTTTTGCAGAGGGAGAAAAAGCTGAGCAGGCTAAGCAAGCAGGGGCTGATTTTGTTGGTTCGGATGATTTAATAGAGAGAATAAACAACGAAGGTTGGACTGATTTTGATGTAGCAATAGCTACTCCCGACATAATGAGGAAGATAGGAAGGCTTGGTAAAGTATTAGGTCCAAGAGGTCTTATGCCTTCTCCAAAAGCGGGAACGGTAACCGATGACGTAGCTCAAGCTGTTAAAGAATTTAAAGCTGGTAAAGTGGAAGTTAGAAATGACAGAACGGGAAACATACATGTTCCTATCGGTAAGGTTTCTTTCGACAAAGATGATTTAAAAGAAAACTTAATTTCCGCTTTTGAGCAGTTAATGAAGATGAAACCAGAAAATTCTAAGGGAAAATTTATTAGAAAAGCTGTGATAGCTGCAACGATGGGACCAGGTATCAATATCGATTTAAACTCATTATCTTTAGCAACAGTTGCCTAA
- the rplK gene encoding 50S ribosomal protein L11: MAKKLLRVVKLQLEAGKATPAPPVGPALGQYGVNLMEFCKKFNAATADQAGTLLPVEISVFEDRSFTFIVKTPPASFLIKKAVGLKSGAKEPGKEVVGKIKRKQLREIAETKMQDLNAMDLDAATKIIAGTARSMGIEIED; the protein is encoded by the coding sequence ATGGCAAAAAAACTTTTGAGGGTTGTAAAATTGCAATTGGAAGCTGGAAAAGCGACACCTGCTCCACCTGTAGGGCCAGCACTGGGACAATATGGAGTAAATTTGATGGAATTTTGTAAGAAGTTCAATGCAGCAACTGCAGATCAAGCAGGGACATTGTTGCCAGTAGAAATATCTGTTTTTGAAGATAGGTCCTTCACGTTTATAGTAAAAACTCCTCCCGCTTCTTTTTTGATAAAAAAGGCTGTTGGCCTTAAATCTGGCGCTAAGGAACCAGGCAAGGAAGTTGTCGGCAAGATAAAGAGGAAACAACTTCGTGAGATTGCTGAAACCAAGATGCAAGATCTTAACGCTATGGATTTGGATGCAGCAACGAAGATTATTGCTGGTACAGCAAGAAGCATGGGAATAGAAATTGAAGATTAA
- a CDS encoding transcription termination/antitermination NusG family protein, with product MRKEWYVLQVYSGMENKVKETLEERIKNLGYEKYFGKIIIPEVDELNYSNKRVQKIYIEKEAQIFVKKGNDVKKGDILAREPEIFAKTAGKIVDIKNFRKILVETEGKKYSKTFLIPESAGLLAGLKAGKKVRADTPFSKNLEYKSDVDGEIVSVEKVKRVVIENESKEKDIYLLPRETFIHERFKVGSNVRIGDKLCEPKEYKAKFSGRIDIRETPFHKEIKIIKTKKKNLFPGYVFVEMMYTKETEELVSNLPYVSTILNIGGKPVKLNKNEIRVVLRLMGEEAYQKRQVKEIRTDFELGEHVKIINGPFEYFTGKIKDYDLEKQEVQVVVTMFGRETTVTLSLGEIEKIID from the coding sequence ATGCGAAAAGAATGGTATGTACTACAAGTTTATTCAGGGATGGAAAATAAAGTTAAAGAAACTCTCGAAGAGAGAATAAAAAATTTAGGGTATGAAAAGTATTTTGGTAAAATAATAATACCCGAAGTTGATGAATTAAATTATAGTAATAAAAGAGTGCAGAAAATCTATATCGAAAAAGAAGCTCAAATATTCGTTAAAAAAGGTAATGATGTAAAGAAGGGAGACATTTTAGCAAGAGAACCAGAAATATTCGCAAAAACAGCTGGAAAGATAGTAGATATAAAAAATTTTCGAAAAATCCTTGTTGAGACAGAAGGGAAAAAATATTCAAAGACTTTTTTGATACCAGAGAGTGCTGGTTTATTAGCGGGATTAAAGGCTGGGAAAAAAGTACGAGCAGATACACCATTTAGTAAGAATCTTGAATATAAGAGTGATGTTGATGGTGAGATTGTCTCTGTTGAAAAAGTTAAAAGAGTAGTCATTGAAAATGAATCGAAAGAAAAGGATATCTATTTATTACCTCGTGAAACCTTTATCCATGAGAGATTTAAGGTTGGAAGTAACGTTCGAATAGGTGATAAACTATGTGAGCCTAAAGAGTATAAGGCGAAGTTTTCTGGAAGAATAGATATTAGAGAGACTCCTTTTCACAAAGAGATAAAAATTATAAAAACAAAAAAGAAGAATTTATTTCCAGGTTATGTTTTTGTTGAAATGATGTATACTAAAGAAACTGAAGAATTAGTTAGCAATTTACCGTACGTATCTACTATTTTAAACATAGGTGGAAAACCTGTAAAATTGAATAAAAATGAGATTAGAGTTGTTCTTAGATTAATGGGTGAGGAAGCTTATCAAAAAAGGCAAGTTAAAGAGATCAGAACCGATTTCGAACTAGGAGAACATGTAAAGATCATAAATGGTCCTTTTGAATATTTTACAGGTAAAATTAAAGATTATGATCTGGAAAAACAAGAAGTACAAGTTGTAGTTACCATGTTTGGACGTGAAACTACAGTAACATTATCTTTAGGAGAAATTGAAAAGATTATTGATTAA
- the secE gene encoding preprotein translocase subunit SecE, with protein MSKFWIFLTSVWQEAKKINWPTRKELLNSTLVVLIVIAIFAVYLFAVDFGLLQLFSWLVYPVFLRGSGVPTQ; from the coding sequence ATGTCTAAATTTTGGATTTTTTTGACTTCCGTTTGGCAAGAAGCGAAGAAAATTAATTGGCCTACAAGAAAAGAGTTGCTTAATTCTACTTTGGTTGTGTTAATTGTTATAGCAATCTTTGCTGTTTATCTTTTTGCGGTTGATTTTGGGCTTTTACAGCTATTTTCATGGTTGGTTTATCCGGTTTTCTTGAGAGGAAGCGGGGTACCTACTCAATAA
- the rpmG gene encoding 50S ribosomal protein L33, producing MAAKSQIIKFSLKCTECNNRNYYKKKNRNYKEKIELKKYCPHCRKHTLHVESKI from the coding sequence TTGGCTGCTAAATCTCAAATTATAAAGTTTTCTTTGAAATGCACAGAATGTAATAATAGAAACTACTATAAAAAGAAAAATAGGAATTACAAAGAAAAAATCGAATTAAAAAAGTACTGTCCCCATTGTAGAAAACATACTCTTCATGTGGAATCAAAAATTTAA
- a CDS encoding ATP-dependent Clp protease ATP-binding subunit, giving the protein MFDNFTERAAKVFIEAQNEAKQMGHPYVGTEHILLGLLKVGGGHLDTVFEEFNLYYNSIKMEITNVVGTNSTQGIIGSPQPTPRAKRILELAYDESELMGFGKIDAEHLLLGICREAEGIASHILKRSGINLTLMRKELTEMMIKGRSTGRMEIAKTEESEERKRQKQNALKQLEEYGTDLTAQAENRKLDPIIGREIEINRIMEILARRKKNNPVLIGEAGVGKSAIVEGLAQRIVEGQVPEILKNKTIFSLDITSIVAGTKYRGEFEKRMKKLMQILQKTEDIILFIDELHMIVEAGAAEGSSMDAANVLKPALASGEITVIGSTTASEYRKFIEKDPALERRFQKIYVTEPTIEETINILSGIKSKYEEHHKVKYQHSAIQSAVQLSARYITDRHLPDKAIDVIDEAGAKARLSALTLPNKLKIQSEKIVDFESKRNDPNSKENLEEKLTKMKEKYEEEYSKWRAEAENRIIQINEEDIAEIISNWTGVPLRQLRLEEMEKLLNLEAVLHERVVGQDEAIKSVAKAIRRARSGLKDPQRPTGVFMFLGPTGVGKTELAKTLAAYLFGNETHLVRIDMSEYMEKFSVSRLVGAPPGYVGYDEGGQLTEIVRRRPYSVILLDEIEKAHTDVYNILLQIMDEGRLTDSQGRTVDFRNTIIIMTSNLGSEQINKTKRSLGFVEEGTMESEYKDIKQEVMSAVKKAFKPEFINRLDDVIVFHPLTKNQLKDIISIQLSDLKSRLEERNLTLSVKESAINFLLEKGYDSVFGARPLKRAIQRYIEDPLSEELLKGKYEEGDKILVTHKKSKESLSFRKSPKNKKQMEKKVVNS; this is encoded by the coding sequence ATGTTTGATAATTTTACAGAAAGAGCTGCAAAAGTTTTTATTGAAGCTCAAAATGAAGCAAAACAGATGGGACACCCCTATGTTGGAACAGAACACATTTTATTGGGACTCTTGAAAGTTGGAGGAGGTCATTTAGATACCGTATTTGAGGAATTTAATTTGTACTATAATTCTATAAAGATGGAAATAACCAATGTTGTTGGTACGAATTCAACCCAGGGAATAATAGGATCTCCACAACCTACCCCAAGAGCTAAAAGAATATTAGAGTTGGCATATGATGAATCTGAACTCATGGGGTTTGGTAAGATAGACGCCGAACATCTTCTTTTAGGCATCTGTAGAGAAGCAGAAGGAATAGCTTCTCATATATTGAAGCGTTCCGGAATAAATCTAACTTTGATGAGAAAAGAACTAACGGAAATGATGATTAAGGGTAGATCAACCGGACGAATGGAGATTGCTAAAACCGAAGAGTCAGAAGAAAGAAAACGTCAAAAGCAAAATGCACTTAAGCAACTTGAAGAATATGGAACTGATTTAACCGCACAAGCTGAGAATCGTAAATTGGATCCTATAATAGGAAGAGAAATAGAAATAAACCGTATAATGGAAATATTGGCGAGAAGAAAAAAGAATAATCCTGTTTTGATAGGTGAGGCAGGTGTAGGTAAAAGTGCGATAGTTGAAGGCTTGGCACAAAGAATCGTTGAAGGCCAAGTGCCAGAGATATTAAAAAATAAAACTATTTTTTCTTTGGATATTACCTCAATAGTAGCTGGAACAAAATATCGAGGCGAGTTCGAAAAAAGAATGAAAAAATTGATGCAAATATTGCAAAAAACTGAAGATATTATTCTTTTTATCGACGAATTACATATGATTGTAGAAGCTGGAGCTGCTGAGGGGTCTTCCATGGATGCTGCAAACGTATTAAAACCAGCCTTAGCAAGCGGAGAAATTACTGTAATTGGTTCCACCACGGCAAGTGAATACAGAAAATTTATTGAAAAGGATCCCGCTCTTGAAAGACGTTTCCAAAAGATATATGTAACTGAACCTACTATTGAAGAGACTATAAATATCTTGTCAGGCATAAAATCCAAATACGAGGAACATCATAAAGTTAAATATCAACATTCTGCAATTCAGTCAGCTGTACAGCTTTCGGCAAGGTATATTACAGATAGACACCTGCCAGACAAAGCAATAGATGTTATAGATGAAGCTGGCGCTAAAGCACGTTTAAGCGCTCTAACGCTTCCAAATAAATTAAAAATTCAATCTGAAAAGATTGTAGATTTTGAAAGTAAAAGAAACGATCCCAATTCTAAAGAAAACCTTGAAGAAAAACTAACAAAGATGAAAGAAAAGTACGAAGAGGAATATTCAAAATGGAGAGCTGAAGCTGAAAATAGAATAATTCAAATAAATGAAGAAGATATAGCTGAAATAATATCCAATTGGACAGGTGTCCCATTGAGACAACTCCGTCTCGAAGAGATGGAAAAGTTATTAAATTTGGAAGCGGTATTACACGAACGAGTGGTTGGACAGGATGAAGCTATAAAATCAGTTGCAAAGGCTATAAGGAGGGCACGAAGTGGATTAAAAGATCCACAAAGACCTACAGGCGTATTCATGTTTTTAGGGCCAACCGGTGTTGGAAAAACTGAGCTAGCTAAGACTTTAGCAGCCTATCTCTTTGGAAACGAAACACATTTAGTAAGAATTGATATGAGTGAATACATGGAAAAATTCAGCGTCTCAAGGCTTGTGGGTGCTCCTCCAGGATATGTTGGCTACGATGAAGGCGGTCAATTGACGGAAATTGTAAGAAGAAGACCTTATTCCGTAATTTTGCTGGACGAAATAGAAAAAGCACATACAGATGTATACAATATTTTGTTACAAATAATGGATGAAGGAAGATTAACAGATTCTCAAGGAAGAACGGTTGACTTTAGAAACACAATAATTATTATGACCTCTAACCTTGGTTCTGAACAGATCAACAAAACTAAGAGAAGTTTGGGTTTTGTAGAAGAAGGCACGATGGAAAGTGAATACAAAGACATAAAACAAGAAGTAATGTCCGCAGTGAAGAAAGCATTCAAACCAGAGTTCATAAACAGATTAGACGATGTTATTGTATTTCACCCGCTTACTAAAAATCAACTTAAAGATATTATATCCATTCAACTAAGCGACCTAAAAAGTAGATTAGAAGAAAGAAATCTTACATTATCGGTCAAAGAAAGTGCTATCAATTTCTTATTGGAAAAAGGTTATGATTCTGTTTTTGGAGCAAGACCTTTGAAAAGGGCTATACAAAGATATATTGAAGATCCTTTGTCCGAAGAATTATTAAAAGGAAAATATGAAGAAGGAGATAAAATATTAGTAACTCACAAAAAATCTAAAGAAAGTCTTTCTTTTAGAAAAAGTCCGAAAAACAAGAAACAAATGGAGAAGAAAGTGGTCAATAGTTGA